A genomic segment from Pseudomonas sp. S09G 359 encodes:
- a CDS encoding alpha/beta hydrolase — translation MKRSDVDENRRIFIGTSAVALCSVAIAGSGLLAPGLASAQTKAASGLTVIGQPDPQGVAIERVSYPNRNTGSHITANLFKPAHFDANKQYPAIVITHPIGGVKEQTAGLYALRLAQQGFITLAYDASYQGDSGGEPRLMELPTARVDDISSSVDFLNTLAQVNANRIGSLGICGGGGYVLNAAQTEQRIKAVATVSAADIGDLRRNGLANARSYEERMKMLQDASAQRSREARGEPIRLTATVPESSKDFTPSTPVMYREGYEYYRTPRGQHPNAPGRSVFSALPAQMAFFAFDQIETISPRPVLMIAGANADSLYFSEVAYKNAKQPKELHLVPGATHIDMYDKPQYVGPAVDKLSGFFGQHLV, via the coding sequence ATGAAAAGAAGTGACGTAGACGAAAATCGCCGTATTTTCATTGGTACCTCAGCAGTCGCGCTGTGCAGTGTTGCGATTGCCGGGTCTGGGTTGCTCGCACCAGGCCTGGCGTCTGCTCAAACCAAAGCCGCCTCCGGCCTTACCGTCATTGGCCAGCCTGACCCACAGGGTGTCGCGATCGAGCGTGTGAGCTACCCCAACCGCAATACGGGCAGTCATATCACTGCCAACCTGTTCAAACCCGCCCACTTTGATGCCAACAAGCAGTACCCCGCCATTGTCATCACTCACCCCATCGGCGGCGTCAAAGAGCAAACCGCCGGCCTGTACGCGCTGCGCCTGGCCCAACAGGGCTTTATCACCTTGGCTTACGACGCCTCTTACCAGGGCGACAGCGGCGGTGAGCCACGCTTGATGGAACTGCCTACCGCGCGCGTCGATGACATCAGCAGTTCGGTGGACTTCCTCAACACATTGGCCCAAGTAAATGCCAATCGCATCGGCTCCCTGGGCATCTGCGGGGGCGGTGGCTATGTGCTGAACGCCGCGCAGACAGAGCAACGCATCAAAGCCGTAGCCACCGTCAGCGCCGCGGATATTGGTGACCTGCGCCGCAACGGCCTGGCCAATGCCCGTAGCTATGAGGAGCGGATGAAAATGCTGCAGGACGCCTCGGCGCAACGCAGTCGCGAGGCGCGTGGTGAGCCGATTCGGCTGACCGCGACGGTGCCGGAATCAAGCAAGGATTTTACTCCCAGCACGCCGGTCATGTACCGCGAAGGCTATGAGTATTACCGCACCCCGCGCGGCCAGCACCCGAACGCCCCCGGCCGCTCAGTGTTCTCCGCCCTGCCCGCACAAATGGCGTTCTTCGCCTTTGATCAGATCGAAACTATTTCACCACGGCCGGTGCTGATGATCGCTGGCGCTAACGCCGACAGCCTGTACTTCAGCGAAGTGGCGTACAAGAACGCGAAGCAGCCCAAGGAACTCCACCTGGTGCCCGGTGCAACGCATATCGACATGTACGACAAACCGCAATATGTCGGCCCCGCCGTCGACAAATTGTCAGGTTTCTTCGGTCAGCACCTGGTTTAA